In Centroberyx gerrardi isolate f3 chromosome 11, fCenGer3.hap1.cur.20231027, whole genome shotgun sequence, the following are encoded in one genomic region:
- the tecta gene encoding alpha-tectorin, whose product MVRPGNPVILLHLLSVFAQTAASTQDILYPFGPGHRDLETPKMDDGSSPEITLLIPFIFFNVPYRTIYVNNNGVISFHVQVSQFTPEAFPLSDSRSFIAPLWADVHNGIRGDVYYRESTEPVILERATQDVRKYFKNMPTFTATWVFIATWHQVTFYGGSQTTPVNTFQSVLISDGVTFFSMFNYGEITWSTGTASGGDPLTGLGGTTAQSGFNGGDIGHFFNLPGSRSNDVVNMEQTTNVNLPGRWFFRIDTELIDPANGCSYNGRYYRRGEIFWLSDQCSQRCRCLDMDNEVLCQEAPCGQLETCEQQEGAFYCQPTRTSTCVVFGDPHYHTFDGFLYHFQGTCSYLLARPCWEVAGLPFFSVEAKNENRGVAAVSWLRDVTVDVYGHRVTLPKGSLGMVQVDGLMKTLPVQLQLGAIRVYQSGVAVALETDFGLLVTYDGQHYASISLPSSYFNNTCGLCGNYNDDPADDPVLPDGSLAESVVELGGSWRAEDPDWRCTDGCAHNCSVCDPLTEAFYFRPDYCGLINKTDGPFRDCRAVVDPTAFVYSCVYDMCSNRDNITTLCQAIQAYALACQALGVTIRSWRSRTFCALTCPEFSRYQVCTSACPASCSDLTSALYCAHPCIEGCQCDPGYVLSGSRCVLREDCGCEHNGLYYPLNETFWASSNGEGGECTLRCICGPDGEVSCFNDSCKEGEVCVAEVGLLGCYPRKEGVCSVTQNTVTSTFDGAVLPFPDDNSYYLLKLCGPVPVNGTNVEVKIGRRLVNKGPNWKRPVIVRVANLEAQMGGLDFDTVKLNGEPVVLPYVHPMETMMIYKAPGNATVVEASGLLRVHYTRQGFLNISLSTLFYNVTCGLCGVFNSNATDDLRLPNGRLAESTEQFTEGWRAIADDLTCNGDCDDLYRMCTDLRLYQSPWMCGNINDPGNSSFLACHTAVNPSPFFRNCLYNMCVREGNRSALCSSLQAYASACQDAQVGLASWRSATNCPLPCPQNSHFDECTTACPLTCANLDEPVEPCPLPCQEGCQCEEGFALRDGLCVARSDCGCMSHGRQLATNQTFWSDWECQERCYCNGSDNSVYCQLAPCHPEEYCQESDGLYVCQPRTEALCVAAGYGHFLPFGGVPFELQSSCTLRMATTTCGGEDRATITGGSGIFPRFKLAARNEERDTGQAIWVRGFVLEVYDYEIEVSRSYKNTVTVNKERLYLPLKLGPGKVNIFTFGMQLILETDFGLKVAFDWNTLLLLTLPQNLYNTSCGMCQGMPLYPPTLTTTDWGMAWAERDTFCQVGCGDSCPRCGMGEKSLANDVPLMVADANMNIGTEDGVNEGNTGIRFHIGDGLYVFVEPEAVRLCGLIVDRGGVFARCHSKVGPAFFYQSCLQDTCLDQGAQDTICNWLQIYASTCQTQGVPVVGWRSDTPCVQSCPPNSHYSSCMSVCPPQCAPARGQRDCTQDCVEGCQCDQGYVLNGKSCILPQNCGCYTDGKYYEPKQLFWNSDCTKRCQCIGRNLIQCDPRRCKGDEDCALRHGVRGCFARRSQHCVASGGGVFRTFDGASLRLPASCSFVLSTNCHKLPDLSFQLIANFDKWSTPNLTTISHIYLYINEENILISGSTVKVNGTPVSVPFVTGLMTRLSTSEGFLVIDTQQDIQVRYNRFNTLSITMGQRLQNKVCGLCGNFNGDPNDDYTTSRGKPAVSALELAQSWKTNGMQNSCDETQYVALAQSCENTAVLGLQGEDGCQKLTEMKGFFQPCHGLLDPRPFYQSCYLDGCYNHPKAQVCGSLAAYAEACRSLGSLTTKWITQENCSEWIYDPCAGEICTNNTCEQENGGDLCGCPELPSSPGGDDDIIQAEVICKHAQMEVSISKCKLFQLGFEREDVRINDQHCPGIEGEDFISFHINNTKGHCGSIVQSNGTHIMYKNTVWIESVNNTGNVITRDKTINVEFSCAYELDLKISLETVLKPMLSVINLTLPTQEGNFITKMALYKNSSYRQPYREGEVVLSTRDILFVGVFVEGADENQLILIVNMCWATPSRYSSDRLRYIIIERGCPNIKDNTIGMAENGVSLTCRFHVTVFKFIGDYDEVHLHCDVSLCDSETNACKVNCPHNRRMYSEDSDHKEHILSVGPIRRREADWCEANNGGCEQICTSKGTGPVCSCVTGMLQRDGKSCRAVSSSCSLTPLVVLLTISAVISMLLAHTLLLS is encoded by the exons ATGGTCAGGCCAGGCAATCCAGTCATTCTGCTCCACCTCCTCAGCGTCTTTGCACAGACAGCAG CTAGTACTCAGGATATCCTGTACCCCTTCGGACCCGGCCATAGGGATCTAGAGACCCCCAAGATGGATGATGGGAGTTCACCAGAAATTACTCTGCtcatcccattcattttcttcaaTGTCCCCTACCGCACCATCTAT GTCAACAACAATGGTGTGATCTCCTTCCATGTGCAAGTTAGCCAGTTCACACCAGAGGCCTTTCCCCTGAGTGACAGCAGATCATTCATTGCCCCGCTTTGGGCAGACGTGCACAACGGTATCCGGGGAGACGTGTACTACCGAGAGTCCACCGAACCAGTAATACTGGAGCGGGCAACACAAGATGTCCGGAAGTACTTCAAAAACATGCCCACCTTCACAGCCACCTGGGTTTTTATTGCAACATGGCACCAGGTCACCTTCTACGGAGGCAGCCAGACAACCCCG gtgAACACATTCCAGAGTGTACTCATCTCAGATGGTGTGACATTCTTCTCTATGTTCAACTATGGAGAAATCACATGGAGCACAGGGACAGCCAGTGGTGGAGATCCTTTGACAGGATTGGGTGGGACAACAGCTCAG TCAGGTTTCAATGGTGGAGACATTGGCCACTTCTTCAACCTGCCAGGGTCACGGTCAAATGATGTAGTAAACATGGAACAGACAACCAATGTCAATCTTCCTGGTCGCTGGTTCTTCCGTATAGACACTGAACTGATAGATCCTGCCAATGGCTGCAGCTACAATG ggCGTTATTACAGAAGAGGTGAAATCTTTTGGCTGTCTGACCAGTGTTCACAGCGATGCCGGTGTCTAGATATGGACAACGAGGTGCTTTGCCAAGAGGCTCCATGTGGGCAGCTGGAGACCTGCGAGCAGCAGGAAGGGGCCTTCTACTGCCAGCCGACCCGCACTAGCACTTGCGTGGTGTTTGGTGACCCTCATTACCACACCTTCGATGGCTTCCTCTACCACTTCCAGGGAACCTGCTCTTACCTGCTGGCGCGGCCCTGCTGGGAGGTGGCAGGGCTGCCTTTCTTCAGTGTGGAGGCCAAAAATGAGAACCGCGGGGTCGCTGCTGTTTCCTGGCTCAGGGACGTCACGGTGGATGTGTACGGTCACCGAGTTACGCTGCCCAAGGGCAGTTTGGGAATGGTTCAG GTGGATGGACTGATGAAGACCTTGCCAGTCCAACTCCAGCTTGGTGCTATCAGGGTGTACCAGTCTGGGGTTGCTGTTGCCTTAGAAACAGACTTTGGACTCTTGGTAACCTATGATGGCCAACACTATGCATCTATCTCCTTACCCAGTTCCTACTTCAACAACACTTGTGGTCTTTGTGGTAACTATAATGATGACCCTGCTGATGACCCTGTGCTGCCTGATGGGTCGCTAGCAGAGAGTGTGGTGGAGTTAGGCGGTAGCTGGCGAGCAGAAGACCCAGATTGGAGGTGTACAGACGGCTGTGCCCACAACTGTAGTGTATGTGACCCACTTACCGAAGCCTTTTACTTTCGCCCTGACTACTGTGGCCTCATCAATAAAACCGATGGACCTTTTAGGGACTGTAGAGCTGTAGTGGACCCTACAGCCTTTGTCTATAGCTGTGTATATGACATGTGCAGCAACAGGGATAACATCACCACACTCTGCCAGGCCATCCAGGCCTATGCTCTGGCCTGCCAGGCCCTGGGTGTCACTATACGATCCTGGAGATCTCGCACCTTCTGTG CTTTGACATGTCCAGAGTTTAGCCGCTACCAGGTGTGTACGAGCGCCTGCCCCGCCTCCTGCTCAGACCTCACCTCTGCCCTGTATTGTGCCCACCCTTGCATTGAGGGCTGCCAGTGTGACCCAGGCTACGTCCTCAGTGGCAGTCGCTGCGTACTACGTGAAGACTGTGGCTGTGAGCATAACGGCCTCTACTACCCCCTTAATGAAACTTTCTGGGCAAGCTCCAATGGTGAAGGAGGTGAATGTACCCTCCGTTGCATCTGCGGGCCTGATGGGGAAGTCTCCTGCTTCAATGACTCCTGTAAGgagggtgaggtgtgtgtggcagaggtgGGCTTACTGGGTTGCTACCCTCGGAAGGAGGGAGTGTGTTCAGTCACCCAGAACACGGTGACATCTACCTTTGATGGCGCCGTCCTGCCCTTCCCAGATGACAACTCCTACTATCTGCTGAAGTTGTGTGGTCCAGTGCCAGTTAATGGGACAAATGTGGAGGTGAAGATAGGCAGGCGGCTAGTGAACAAAGGCCCCAATTGGAAGAGACCTGTGATAGTTAGGGTGGCTAACCTGGAGGCTCAGATGGGAGGGTTGGATTTTGATACAGTGAAG CTGAACGGTGAACCAGTGGTGCTTCCATATGTCCACCCAATGGAGACAATGATGATCTACAAAGCACCAGGCAATGCCACAGTGGTGGAGGCCAGTGGTCTGCTCCGTGTCCACTATACACGCCAGGGATTCCTCaacatctccctctccaccctcttCTACAATGTTACTTGCGGTCTGTGCGGCGTCTTCAACAGCAACGCCACTGATGACCTCCGCCTCCCTAACGGACGTCTGGCCGAGTCCACCGAACAGTTCACCGAGGGCTGGCGGGCCATTGCAGATGACCTCACCTGTAACGGTGACTGTGATGACCTTTATCGAATGTGCACAGACCTGCGTCTCTACCAGAGTCCCTGGATGTGTGGTAACATCAATGACCCGGGGAATAGTTCCTTCCTGGCATGTCATACAGCAGTCAACCCCTCGCCATTCTTCAGGAACTGCCTGTATAACATGTGTGTAAGGGAGGGGAACCGTTCAGCTCTATGTTCTTCACTGCAGGCTTATGCCTCCGCCTGTCAGGATGCCCAAGTCGGCCTGGCTTCCTGGAGGAGCGCCACCAACTGCC CCCTGCCCTGTCCACAGAACAGTCATTTTGACGAATGTACCACCGCCTGCCCTCTGACCTGTGCCAACCTGGATGAACCCGTAGAGCCATGTCCTCTGCCATGCCAGGAGGGGTGCCAGTGTGAGGAAGGCTTTGCGCTGCGGGACGGCCTGTGTGTGGCTCGCAGTGACTGTGGCTGCATGAGTCATGGGCGCCAGCTGGCCACCAATCAGACTTTCTGGAGTGACTGGGAGTGCCAGGAGCGCTGCTACTGCAATGGCTCTGACAACAGTGTATACTGTCAGCTTGCACCCTGCCACCCTGAGGAGTACTGCCAGGAGAGCGATGGCCTGTATGTCTGCCAGCCGCGAACTGAGGCCCTATGTGTGGCAGCTGGTTATGGACACTTTCTGCCCTTTGGTGGCGTACCATTTGAGCTGCAGAGCTCTTGTACTCTGAGAATGGCCACCACCACCTGTGGGGGAGAGGACCGTGCCACAATCACTGGAGGTTCTGGTATCTTTCCTCGATTCAAATTGGCAGCTCGTAATGAGGAAAGAGACACAGGCCAGGCAATTTGGGTGAGGGGCTTTGTCCTGGAGGTCTACGATTATGAGATTGAAGTGTCACGAAGCTACAAAAACACTGTAACG GTGAATAAGGAGCGTCTGTACCTTCCTCTGAAGCTGGGCCCAGGGAAGGTCAACATCTTCACCTTTGGCATGCAGCTAATTCTGGAGACAGACTTTGGCCTGAAGGTGGCCTTTGATTGGAACACTCTCCTCCTGCTGACTTTACCCCAGAACCTCTACAACACCTCCTGCGGCATGTGCCAGGGCATGCCCTTATACCCACCCACCCTCACCACCACTGACTGGGGCATGGCCTGGGCAGAGAGGGACACCTTCTGCCAGGTAGGCTGTGGAGACTCCTGCCCACGCTGTGGCATGGGAGAGAAAAGCCTGGCAAATGATGTCCCTCTTATGGTGGCAGATGCCAACATGAACATTGGCACCGAGGACGGCGTCAACGAGGGCAACACGGGCATACGTTTCCACATCGGGGATGGGTTGTACGTGTTTGTGGAGCCTGAGGCGGTGAGGCTGTGTGGGCTGATAGTGGATCGAGGAGGTGTGTTTGCACGCTGCCACAGCAAGGTGGGGCCAGCGTTCTTCTATCAGAGCTGCCTGCAGGACACTTGTTTGGACCAGGGCGCCCAGGACACAATCTGCAACTGGCTTCAGATCTATGCCAGCACCTGTCAGACCCAAGGAGTGCCTGTTGTTGGCTGGAGGAGTGACACGCCCTGTG TCCAGAGCTGTCCACCTAACAGCCATTACTCCAGTTGCATGTCGGTGTGCCCGCCACAGTGCGCCCCTGCCCGTGGCCAGAGGGACTGCACCCAGGACTGTGTAGAAGGGTGCCAGTGTGACCAGGGCTATGTCCTCAACGGCAAGAGCTGCATCCTGCCTCAAAACTGTGGCTGCTACACCGATGGCAAGTACTACGAG CCCAAGCAGTTGTTCTGGAACAGCGACTGCACCAAGCGCTGCCAGTGCATCGGACGAAACCTGATCCAGTGCGACCCGCGGCGCTGCAAGGGCGATGAGGACTGCGCCCTGCGCCACGGCGTGCGGGGTTGCTTCGCCCGGCGCTCCCAACACTGCGTGGCGTCCGGCGGCGGGGTCTTCAGGACCTTCGATGGGGCGTCGCTGCGCCTCCCGGCCTCCTGTTCCTTTGTCCTGTCCACAAACTGTCACAAGCTGCCTGACCTCTCCTTCCAGCTCATCGCCAACTTCGATAAGTGGAGCACACCCAACCTCACCACCATCTCCCATATCTATCTCTACATCAACGAGGAGAATATACTCATCTCTGGCAGCACTGTCAAG gTCAACGGCACACCAGTATCAGTACCCTTTGTAACGGGGCTAATGACACGTCTGTCTACCTCTGAAGGTTTCTTGGTCATCGACACGCAACAGGACATCCAGGTCCGATACAACCGCTTCAACACCCTCAGCATCACCATGGGCCAGCGGCTTCAGAACAAGGTGTGTGGCCTGTGTGGGAATTTCAATGGAGACCCCAACGACGACTACACCACCTCCAGGGGCAAGCCGGCTGTCAGCGCCCTGGAGCTGGCCCAGAGCTGGAAGACCAACGGTATGCAGAACAG TTGTGATGAGACCCAGTATGTGGCGTTGGCCCAGTCCTGTGAAAACACAGCAGTGCTAGGGCTGCAAGGTGAAGATGGCTGCCAGAAGCTGACCGAGATGAAGGGCTTCTTCCAGCCCTGCCACGGCCTGCTGGACCCCCGGCCCTTCTACCAGTCTTGCTACCTGGACGGCTGCTACAATCACCCCAAGGCTCAGGTCTGTGGCTCACTGGCAGCCTATGCCGAGGCTTGCCGCTCCCTGGGCTCCCTCACCACCAAGTGGATCACCCAAGAGAACTGCT CAGAATGGATCTACGACCCCTGTGCAGGAGAGATCTGCACAAACAACACATGTGAGCAGGAAAATGGAGGCGACCTGTGTGGCTGTCCGGAGTTACCCAGCAGCCCTGGGG GtgatgatgacatcatccaGGCGGAGGTGATCTGTAAACACGCCCAGATGGAGGTTTCCATCTCCAAGTGTAAGCTCTTCCAGCTGGGCTTCGAAAGAGAGGATGTGAGGATTAACGACCAGCACTGCCCAGGCATCGAGGGAGAGGACTTCATCTCCTTCCACATCAACAACACCAAGGGACACTGCGGCTCCATTGTACAG TCGAATGGCACGCACATCATGTACAAGAACACAGTGTGGATAGAGAGTGTGAACAACACCGGGAACGTCATCACCAGAGACAAGACCATCAACGTAGAATTTTCCTGTGCCTATGAACTGGACCTGAAGATCTCGCTGGAGACTGTCCTCAAACCCATGCTCAG TGTGATCAACCTCACCTTACCAACCCAGGAAGGAAACTTCATCACCAAGATGGCGCTATATAAGAACTCCTCGTACCGACAGCCGTACAGGGAGGGCGAGGTGGTGCTCAGCACGCGGGACATCCTCTTCGTGGGCGTCTTTGTGGAGGGGGCGGACGAAAACCAGCTCATCCTCATAGTGAACATGTGCTGGGCCACACCGTCCCGCTACAGTAGTGACCGCCTACGCTATATCATCATAGAGAGAGG GTGTCCAAACATCAAGGACAACACTATTGGCATGGCAGAGAATGgtgtgtctctcacctgtcGCTTCCATGTTACGGTGTTCAAGTTCATCGGGGATTATGACGAGGTCCACCTCCACTGTGATGTTTCCCTGTGTGACTCGGAAACAAATGCTTGCAAAGTG AACTGTCCACACAACAGAAGAATGTACTCAGAGGACAGTGACCATAAAGAGCACATATTGTCTGTGGGACCCATCAGAAGGAGAG AAGCGGACTGGTGTGAGGCCAACAATGGAGGCTGTGAGCAGATCTGCACCAGTAAAGGTACTGGGCCTGTCTGCAGCTGTGTGACTGGGATGCTGCAACGAGATGGCAAAAGCTGTCGGG CTGTGAGCTCGAGTTGTAGCCTTACGCCTCTGGTTGTCCTCCTGACCATCAGTGCTGTGATCTCCATGCTCCTGGCTCATACTCTTCTCCTTTCCTAA